One window of the Triticum dicoccoides isolate Atlit2015 ecotype Zavitan chromosome 3B, WEW_v2.0, whole genome shotgun sequence genome contains the following:
- the LOC119277120 gene encoding protein PAT1 homolog 1-like, with protein MPGAEADGGGGAGASSSSTADSFDAGQYAFFGKEPRDGLELGCLEVDGGHGNGGGFSGPEDAGLYRLSSVGEEIDNLSNLSDVDDLASTFAKLNRTVSGTRNPGVIGDRRSISRGSSLTVDWTEDVEFPNYQDILENEEFQEGKRWWSSQSHSLVQQGDNKPLSRTSSYPQQPLQHRSSEPITGPKSPPFTSFPPPGGRSPHPAQGLTRHGSIPSFGAGIQMGSPSMPLPGSPYHMVGLPHGLPYGGSMPFGGPNMHVSNPMQNDWSNQANLFTGEHLNLLPNLLQKQISLPNSPMSSLLFSQQQQRLAQLQPSHHQNYLNLPPHLFYHHHPPEIPGRFESATSLPSSRDKRSRSGRGKHSLRFSQPPSDTTGSQNGESGGLKFRSKYMSSDEIESILRMQHSASHSSDPYVVDYYHQACMAKKGSSSRQKTNFSPTSIKDLPSKSRSSGDQHAYLQVDALGRVSFSSIRRPRSLLEVDNPLSGEGPHDQKSSVRSLEKEPMLAARVTVEDAIGLLLEVDDIDRLLQSSQAQENSFQLRRRRQVLLEGLAASLQLADPLGPSKSANSSGLAPKDDIVFLRIVSLPKGRKLLARYIRLIVPGSELTRIVCMAIFRHLRFLFGGLPSDSSAAETTVSLAKTVSTCAHHMELGALSACLAAVVCSSEQPPLRPLGSSAGDGASLIIKSVLDRATELLTDQRAVSSYTPSNRALWQASFDAFFGLLTKYCLSKYESILQMFVMQASGSVIGSEASQATSREMPVELLRASLPHTNEQQRQMLLDFAQRTTPASSFTPPGASGGHITSESVPG; from the exons ATGCCGGGCGCTgaggccgacggcggcggcggcgccggcgcttcctcctcctccactgcAG ATAGTTTCGACGCCGGGCAGTACGCCTTCTTTGGGAAGGAGCCGCGCGACGGGCTCGAGCTAGGTTGCTTGGAGGTTGATGGTGGCCATGGCAATGGCGGTGGATTCAGCGGGCCAGAGGATGCTGGCTTGTACCGGCTCTCTTCGGTGGGAGAAGAG ATCGACAATCTAAGTAACTTGTCGGACGTCGATGATCTTGCGAGTACTTTTGCTAAG TTGAACCGAACCGTTAGTGGAACACGGAATCCTGGTGTTATCGGTGACAGACGATCCATTTCAAGAGGAA GTTCTTTAACTGTTGATTGGACTGAGGATGTGGAGTTTCCCAATTATCAAGATATATTAGAAAATGAGGAATTCCAGGAAGGTAAAAGATGGTGGTCATCGCAGTCACATTCTTTGGTGCAGCAAGGGGACAACAAACCGTTAAGTCGAACATCTTCCTATCCTCAGCAGCCACTGCAGCACCGTTCCAGTGAACCTATCACAGGACCAAAGTCTCCTCCGTTTACCTCGTTTCCGCCACCAGGTGGTAGATCACCACATCCTGCTCAAGGTCTTACACGTCATGGGAGCATTCCATCATTTGGAGCTGGGATACAGATGGGTTCTCCGAGCATGCCACTGCCAGGTTCCCCGTATCATATGGTTGGATTACCTCATGGACTACCATATGGGGGAAGCATGCCCTTTGGTGGTCCTAATATGCATGTAAGCAATCCAATGCAAAATGACTGGTCAAACCAAGCCAACCTGTTCACTGGGGAGCACCTTAATCTACTGCCAAACTTGTTACAGAAACAAATATCGCTTCCGAATAGCCCAATGTCATCACTGCTATTCTCTCAGCAACAGCAGAGATTGGCACAGCTCCAACCATCCCACCATCAGAATTACCTAAATTTACCACCCCACCTATTCTACCATCATCACCCCCCAGAGATACCAGGCAGGTTTGAATCTGCTACCAGTCTTCCTTCATCAAGAGACAAGAGATCAAGATCAGGAAGGGGGAAACACAGTTTACGTTTTTCTCAACCACCATCTGATACTACTGGTAGTCAGAATGGTGAGAGTGGTGGACTGAAGTTTAGATCCAAGTACATGTCATCTGACGAGATTGAGTCTATTCTAAGAATGCAGCACTCAGCAAGTCACAGCAGTGATCCTTATGTTGTTGATTATTATCATCAAGCTTGCATGGCGAAAAAGGGTTCCAGTTCTAGGCAAAAGACCAATTTCTCCCCAACATCAATTAAagacttgccctccaagtccagatCAAGTGGTGACCAGCATGCATATCTTCAGGTCGATGCTCTTGGGAGAGTTTCTTTCTCTTCCATTCGCAGGCCCCGGTCTCTTCTTGAAGTTGACAATCCTTTGTCAGGTGAGGGTCCTCATGATCAGAAGTCTTCCGTGAGGTCCCTGGAGAAAGAACCTATGCTAGCAGCCAGGGTCACTGTTGAAGATGCCATTGGTCTTCTTCTTGAGGTGGATGATATTGACAGGCTCCTGCAGTCTAGCCAGGCACAGGAGAACAGTTTCCAGCTGAGGCGAAGGCGACAAGTTCTCCTTGAAGGTCTAGCCGCATCACTTCAGCTTGCTGACCCTCTTGGGCCCAGCAAATCTGCCAATTCATCTGGGTTAGCCCCTAAGGATGATATTGTCTTTCTTCGCATTGTTTCTCTTCCCAAAGGACGTAAGCTTCTGGCTCGTTATATCCGGCTTATTGTCCCTGGAAGCGAGTTGACCAGGATTGTATGCATGGCTATTTTCCGACACCTGAGGTTCTTGTTTGGGGGTTTACCATCAGATTCAAGTGCAGCAGAGACAACAGTTTCTCTGGCAAAGACTGTTTCGACTTGTGCTCACCATATGGAGCTCGGTGCTCTTAGTGCTTGCCTTGCTGCAGTTGTCTGTTCATCTGAACAACCACCTCTCCGTCCTCTTGGTAGCTCTGCTGGTGACGGGGCTTCTCTTATTATCAAGTCAGTACTGGACCGAGCAACTGAGTTGCTGACTGATCAGCGTGCCGTATCCAGCTATACCCCGTCAAACCGAGCTCTCTGGCAGGCATCGTTTGATGCTTTCTTTGGGCTTCTGACAAAATACTGCCTCAGTAAGTATGAAAGTATTCTGCAGATGTTTGTGATGCAGGCATCAGGCTCTGTGATTGGATCTGAAGCCTCCCAAGCAACTAGCAGGGAGATGCCAGTTGAGTTGCTACGTGCAAGCCTTCCTCACACAAACGAGCAGCAACGGCAGATGCTGCTCGATTTCGCTCAGAGAACCACGCCAGCCAGCAGTTTTACCCCCCCTGGTGCTAGCGGTGGACACATCACTTCTGAATCGGTTCCTGGTTGA
- the LOC119281560 gene encoding protein STRICTOSIDINE SYNTHASE-LIKE 10-like yields the protein MGCCMSRFIKVTIAVVLLVMIFMSGAMAATSLDATRIQQLPLADGLLQGPESVAFDAQGHGPYSGVSDGRILRWDGDKTGWTTYAYGPGYDEDMCRASIFRPATSTESQCGRPLGLQFHHKSGDLYVADAYRGLMRVGPGGGEATVLVNAVDDKPLRFTNGVDVDQVTGQVYFTDSSMNYDRTRHEMVTRSGDSTGRLMRYDPRTGDVAVLQTRLAYANGVAISTDRTHLIVASTGPCKLIRHWIEGAKAGTSEPFADLPGYPDNVRPDRRGGYWVALHGEKNELPSRPNSHLLAVRVGADGKILEEMRGSKRVKPAEVVERDNGKLYIGSIDLPYVGVVTRK from the coding sequence ATGGGCTGCTGCATGAGCCGGTTCATCAAGGTGACGATCGCAGTCGTCTTGCTCGTCATGATCTTCATGTCCGGCGCAATGGCGGCCACCAGCTTGGACGCCACCCGGATCCAGCAGCTGCCGTTGGCGGACGGACTTCTCCAAGGGCCAGAGAGCGTCGCCTTCGACGCCCAAGGGCACGGCCCATATAGCGGCGTCTCCGACGGCCGCATCCTCAGGTGGGATGGTGACAAGACAGGCTGGACCACTTATGCATACGGCCCTGGCTACGACGAAGACATGTGCAGGGCTTCGATATTCCGCCCGGCAACTTCCACGGAGAGTCAGTGTGGCCGGCCGCTCGGGTTGCAGTTTCACCACAAGTCTGGGGATCTATACGTGGCCGACGCCTACAGGGGACTCATGCGGGTTGGTCCTGGTGGCGGGGAAGCCACAGTATTGGTCAATGCGGTTGATGATAAACCTCTCCGCTTCACCAACGGGGTTGACGTCGACCAGGTCACCGGTCAAGTCTACTTCACTGATAGTTCTATGAACTATGACAGGACGCGGCATGAGATGGTGACGAGATCGGGGGATTCAACGGGGCGTCTCATGAGGTACGACCCACGTACCGGTGATGTGGCGGTGCTTCAAACACGCCTGGCGTATGCAAACGGCGTCGCTATCAGCACCGACCGTACGCATCTGATTGTTGCGTCTACTGGGCCGTGCAAGTTGATAAGGCACTGGATCGAAGGGGCAAAGGCGGGGACGTCTGAGCCGTTTGCCGATCTCCCCGGCTACCCTGATAATGTGAGGCCTGACAGAAGGGGGGGTTACTGGGTGGCGTTACATGGTGAGAAGAATGAATTGCCCTCTCGCCCCAATAGCCATCTGCTCGCTGTGAGGGTAGGAGCTGACGGCAAGATACTTGAAGAGATGAGGGGGTCCAAGCGTGTCAAGCCGGCGGAGGTAGTAGAAAGAGACAACGGCAAGCTATACATAGGCTCTATTGACTTGCCCTACGTCGGTGTAGTTACACGCAAGTAG